The genomic interval CGAGAAGGTCGCGGAAAACAGCAAGGTCTGGCGCTTGCGTGGCAGTGCGGCGTACACCGACTGCAGCTCTTCGGCAAAACCCAGGTCGAGCATGCGGTCGGCTTCATCGAGCACCAGGGTTTGCACCTGGTTGAACTTCACCGCGTTCTGCCGGAACAGGTCGAGCAAGCGGCCCGGGGTGGCGACCAGCAGGTCGACGCCACGGCGCAGGCGCATCATCTGTGGGTTGATGCTCACCCCGCCGTACACCGCATAGGTGCTCAGCGGCAGGTTCTCGGCATACTCGCGCACATTGTTGTGCACCTGCTCGGCCAGCTCGCGGGTCGGTACCAGCACCAGCGCGCGGATCGAGTTGCTGGCAACCTTCTCACCTTCCAGCGCCAGGCGCTGCAGTACCGGCAGGGCGAAGCCTGCGGTCTTGCCGGTGCCGGTCTGGGCCGCAGCCATCAGGTCGCGGCCGGCCAGCACGGCGGGGATGGCCTGGGCCTGGACCGGGGTCGGGGTGGTGTAGTCCAGCTGCTGCAGGGTACGCAGCAAGGGTTCGATCAGGCCGAGTTTGGCGAAATTCATGGCAATACCGTCAGGGGGTTCAGCGAAGGCGGCAAGTTTACCGCAACACCCCCACCTACTTGCAGATTTCGCCCTTCAACGGTTGCGCAGGCGCGGGTGCCTTGCGCCACTGAGGCAGGCCGATCAGCACCACTGCGCCAATGATCACCGCCATGGCCACGCATTCTTCGGCGCCGATCTGTTCGCCGGCGAAGACGATCCCCAACAGCACCGCCACCGCCGGGTTGACGTAGGCATAGCTGGTAGCAGCCGCCGGGCGCACATGCTTGAGCAGGTACATGTAGGCACTGAACGCCAGGATCGAGCCGAAGAACACCAGGTAGGCCAGCGCGCCCCAACCGGCAGCGGTGGGCATCTGGGTCATGCGCTCGCCCGACAGCACACTGCCCAGCAGCAACACGGCACCGCCCACCAGCATTTCGGCGGCACTGGCCATCGGCCCCTGCGGCAGCGGCAAGCTTTTGCTCCACACCGAACCAAATGCCCACGAGGCCGCCGCGAACAGAATCAGTGCCGCGCCAATCGGGCTTGCCTGCAAGTTGGAGCCGAGGTTAAGCAGTGCGATACCGGCCAGCCCGAGGCCGATCCCCGCCCATTCGAGCCGCGAGTTGCGGTGGCCGAACAGCAGGCCGAAGACCAGGGTGAACAGCGGCACCGTCGCTACCGCCAAGGCCGCCACGCCGGACGCCACACCGGCGTGTTCGGCCACGGTCACGCCGCCGTTACCACAGCTGAGCAACAGAAAGCCGATTGCCCCTGCGGCCCGCCATTGCGGCCAGGTCGGTGCCGGCACACCGCGCCAGCGCAGAAAGCCATACAACAGGCTCCCGGCGATCAGAAAGCGCACGCCTGCCATGAGCATCGGTGGCCACGATTCGACGCCGATGCGAATGAACAGGTAGGTGGACCCCCAGACCAGGTACAGGGCCATGAAGGCACCGATGAGCAGGAGTGGGAAGCGGCGGGAGGCAGGCATGGCTAAGTACTCGAAATCCGTTTACGGGTGACTTAGTTTAGAAAGGTCACTGCGTAAACTTAAGTTACAAAACCGGAATAAATGAGCGACACACTTGGTGGGGGTGCGTTGAGGTTGTGTGCTGGCCCGGGTGGTTGGTTTGAGATTTTTGGGGCGTTTGAGATCGAGCGCCGCCCGCGCGGCGCATCGCGAGCAACGCTCGCTCCTACGTTTGTTTCGGGCCAATTATTCCTGGGGCATATGCGCGCGACCGCCTTTGGCGCATGGCGCGATATCGCGTCGAACAAACAAGGCGGTCGCGCGCAGCTACCACAGGCGTGACTGGCCCGAAACAGACGTAGGAGCGAGCGTTGCTCGCGATGCGCCGCGCGGGCGGCGCTCGATCTCCCAGGCGCTAAAAACCTAACGCCATGCCCCTCTTCGCCCTGACGCCATCAACCCCCCTCCACCTCGCGCCCCAACCCCGCGCTCAATGCCGCAACAACAACCGCCCCTCAATAGGCACATAACGGCTCGCAGCACGGATCAGTGACATCGCCGTAAGCCCAGGCACGCCATACACCACCGCTTCGGCACCATGGCGCTGGATAACCCGCTCCAGCAACAAATCGAAGTCGCCATCACCGGAGGCCAACACCACCTGGTCCACGCGGCTGGCGGCGTCGATCACATCCAGGGTAATGCCCACATCCCAGTCACCTTTGGCCGAGCCGTCACTGCGCTGGATGTACGGTTTAAGGCGTACCTCGAACCCGAGGTTGCGCAAGATCTGCTGGAACTGCTGTTGCTTGCTGTCACCGCGGTCGATGGCATAGGCCACGGCTTCGACAATCTGCCCTTCACGGCTGACCTCGGCCCACAACGCGGCGTAATTGAAGTGGCAGCCATGCGCCTGGCGCACGGTGTAGTAGAGGTTCTGCACGTCGGCGAACAACGCGATCTTTTTCACGGGAACCTCATGGTCTGATGGAATCCGGGGCTGCCGTGCAGCCCCAAATGCCAGCAGTATGCCAGACCCGTCAGACGTAGGAATCGTCGTCGGAGAAGAACCCGCCGTCACCACCGCCGTAATCGGTATCGGCGTAACCACCCTGGTCATTGCCCCAACCGCCGTTGTCGGCCACCTGCTGCTGCCCGCCCTGGTCGTTCCAGCCGCCGCTGTCGCTGGCCGGTGTCGGCTCTTCCTTGATCACTTCGACCACTTCCTCTGGCTGCGAGTTGTGGTTGAACAGGCGGCTGATCCCTTGGGCCAGCAACACCCCGCCGGCCACGCCGGCAGCGGTCTGCATCGCACCGCCGAGGAAGCTGCTGGCGCCCCCTCGCGCTGGCGCTGCGCCGAAGCCAGCTTGCTGCTGTTGCTGCGGTTGCTGCGGGCTGAAGCCCGGCGCCGACGGTTCACGCCAGCCACCCCCGCCAGCAACGGGCGCCGAGGGGCGCTGCGGTTGCACGGCCGGTGGCGTGTTACGCCCACCCGAACCAAAGAGGCTCGACAGAAAACCACCGCCACCGTTGCTGGTGGGGCTGCTGTTACCGGCGCGGCTGGCTTCGACCTGTGCCCGAGCTTGCTGGAGCTCCGCCTCCAGTTGCTTGTTCTGCTCATCAAGGCGCTTGATCGCGGCTTCTTGCACGAGGATCGCCTGGGCCATGTAGTAAGGCGCTGCCGGCTGCTGACGCACATGCGCTTCGATGCACGCCTGGGCCTGCGCGTCGCGCGGCTGGCTCGGGTCTTCCGCTTGCTTGATGCGGCCGAACAGGCTATCGATCAGGGTTTGTTCTTCAGTGTTCATGAAGCTACCTCATGGGGAAGCGGGACAACGGACAGCGTCAAAGATGGGGCGTTCAGGCACGGGATTCAATCACCTCGGCGGTGAAACTTTTTTCAGCAAGTGACAGCTACACGCCTGCTTTGGGCTAAAGTACACCCCTGCTTTTACTGCCATGCGATGTTGACCGATGAATCCGCTGAGCGTTCTGCGCGACTCCCTGTACTTCTTCCGCCGCCACCTGCCGAACATCCTCCCGCTGTGCCTGCCGCTGGTGGTGCTCGAAGCCTTAGTCACCCAGCTGCTGTACCGGCAAATGGGCGACCAGGCGTCGCCGGCCTACGGCATGCTGGTCAGCTTGCTGTTGTACCCGCTGTACAGCGCGGCGCTGATCCTTTACCTCGACACCCGCAGCAATGGCCAGGAGATCGCCAAGCGCGACCTGTTTGCCCGGGCCGTGCAACTGTGGCCGCAGCTGGCCCTGCTGATTCTCATCAGCTCTCTGCTGATCATGGCCGGCCTGGCGTTGTTCATCTTCCCGGGCGTGTGGATCATGATCAACCTGGTGTTCGCCGAGTACCTGCTGGTACTGCGGGGCCTGCCGGTGGTGCAGTCGATGCGCGAAAGTGCGCGGATGACCACCGGCAACTTCCTGCGCATCATGATTTGCGTGCTGGCGGTGCTGGCGCCGATCTGGCTGATCGACGGGCTGCTGCTGATGGCCTTCCCAGAGCCGTCCCCCGGCATGGAACTGGCCATGGACAGCCTCAGCGGCTTCTTGCAGCTGTTCAGCACCGTGGTGCTGTACCGCCTGTTCACGCTGCTGGAGTCTCCTGCCAGCAGCTGAGAACAGCGCCGTGAAAAGGTTCACGCTGCCCCCACCTGCCATGCCTGTCTACCGTGCGTGCTTCTTTAATTGAATTCGAGAAAGCACCATGGACGAAGACATCCAGGCGGGCTACGCCAGGTCATTTCGCGGCAAACTGTATGTACGGGCAGTCGGGCGCGATATTCCGTTGCGGTTAAGCCGCAGCACCGACAAGTTCAGCTGGGGCATCACCCCGGAAGATGACTGGCTGCAAGCTGGCGGACCAAAGGATTCGCCAGTCATGAGCTTCCATTTCGACTCCCGGACCGAAGATCGACTGCATTATCACATCAGCATTCCGGGTAACCCACGCACCAAAAAACTGGGCATTAGCCGCAATGGCTACCTGGGGTTTTACTGGAACGCCGAAGTGACAGATTTCTGGAAAATCGAACCGCTGCAACTGACCGATGAAGGCCTTGTTTGCTACCTGCGAGACCACAAGGGCCACAGGGTTGGCGCACTCCAAGATGATCCGCACTTCAGTGGCGACTGGATTGCCTTGCTCAATGTCGAGCAAGGCACGGTCGTGACCTTCCTGCTCAAACAGACGGCTTGAACGCAGTATCCACGAAACCCTCAGGTACCCCGTGGCTTGGCCCGCGCCGTGGCTTCGGCCACCAGCGGGTCATCCGGCCAATAGTGCTTGGGATAACGGCCCTTGAGGTCCTTCTTCACCTCGGCATAGGTCGTGCGCCAGAAGTTGGCCAAATCCTGAGTCACCTGCACGGGCCGGCGTGCTGGCGATAGCAGGTGCAATTTGACCTGCTGTCGCCCTTGGGCGATGCGTGGCGTGTCTGCCAGGCCAAACAGCTCCTGCAGGCGCACGGCGAGGATGGGCGGGTTTTCACTGTAGTCCAGCCGTATGTGCGAGCCGGACGGCACGGCCAGGTGCGCCGGCGCCCATTCGTCGAGGCGCTGCGGCAACGGCCATGGCAACAGGTTGCGCAGCATCGACGACAGATCCAACGCGGCAAAATGGCTCAAGCGGGACACCTTGCCCAGGTAGGGTTGCAGCCAGCCTTCCAGGGTCGCCAGCAGGGCTTCGTCGCTTAAATCTGGCCACTCACTTTGCCCGGTCTTGTCCAGGTCCAGCTGACGTAACAACGCCACCCGCGCCTGCCACTGGCGCAATTCGGGTGTCCAGGTCAGCAGGTTCAAGCCTTTACGCCGTACCAGGCCGAGCAGGGCTCTGGCGCGGGCGTCGTCGTCCAGGCCAGGCAACGGCTCGCGGCTGAGCACCAGTTCGCCAACCTTGGTCTGGCGCTCGGCGCGCAGCACCTGCTCGCGGTCGTCCCAGTCGAGGATATCAATACGCTCGACCTGCTCGGCCAGCACGTCGTCCAGCAGTGCGGGGTCGAACTCGGCCGCCAGGTAAATGCGTTCTTCCCGCTGGCCTTGGCGGCTGCCCAGGTCGGCAATCACCAGCCAGGGGCATTTCATCAAGGCATCGACCTCGGCGAACAGGGCCGCGCGGCCATTGGCCAGGCGATACTCGGCACCGCCCTCGCGGCGCTGCTGGGCAACCCGGTCTGGGTAGGCCAGCGCCAACAGTGCGCCCAACCAGCGTGGATGATCAGGGTCGGCAACCCCGGCACCCGCCTTGCCACGCAGCAGCCCACGGTACTGGCGGGCCAGCTGCCGCGCACGCTGCACGCCGCCCTGCCCGCCTCGGGCTGTTTTGCTTTCACCGCTGATCAGCGCCAGCCGGCTGTGCAGGTCGGCGCCACCCCCGCGCTGGATATCACGCTCCCCCAACAGGGCCGCGACATCACAGGCCATGGCCGCCAAGCCCAGACCCTGCCCGCGCAGCAGCAAATGGGCGATACGTGGGTGGGCCGGCAGTTCGGCCATGGCGTGGCCGTGCTCGCTGAGGTTGTCGCGGCTGCCCGCCTTGAAGGCACTGAGCCGTGCCAGCAGGTCCTGGGCCTGGGAGAACGCCGCCGCGGGCGGTTGGTCCAGCCAGTGCAGTTGATCAGGGGTGACGCCCCACCGGGCCAGTTGCAAGGCCAGGCCGGCGAGGTCGGCCTGGAGGATTTCTGCGCTGCCATGTGCCGCCAACTGGTCATGCTGGGCCTCGGACCACAGCCGGTAGCACACCCCCGGCTCCAGGCGGCCAGCCCGGCCGGCGCGCTGGGTGGCGCTGGCGCGAGAGATACGCTGGGTGTCGAGCCGCGTCATGCCGCTGCCGGGGTCGAAGCGCGGCACCCGTGCCAAGCCGGCATCAACCACCACGCGCACGCCGTCGATGGTCAGGCTGGTTTCGGCGATGTTGGTGGCCAGCACCACTTTGCGCTTGCCGGCAGGGGCTGGGTCGATCGCCGCACGCTGGGCATTGAGGTCGAGCTCGCCGTGCAATGGGCAAAGCAGGATGTCGGAACGTTCGCCCAGCATGTCCTGAAGGCTCTGATGAACGCGGCGGATTTCGGCCTGGCCGGGCAGGAATACCAGCACGCTGCCGGCCTGGTCCGCCAGCGCATGGAGCACGCAATCGACGACCCGCGGCTCAATGAACTCGCCCGACTGGAACGGCCGACCCCAGCGGATATCCACCGGGTACATGCGGCCTTCACTGCTGACCACCGGCGCATCGTCAAGCAGCCGCGACAGCCGCTCGCCCTCCAGCGTCGCCGACATCAGCAAGATTTTCAGGGGCGGTTCGTCACGTAGCAGTTCACGCCCATTGAGGCTCAAGGCCAGGGCCAGGTCAGCGTCCAGGCTGCGTTCGTGGAACTCGTCGAAGATCAACAGCCCCACACCCTCCAGCGCAGGGTCTGCCTGCAAGCGGCGGGTGAGAATACCCTCGGTGACCACCTCGATACGGGTCTTCGGCCCGACCTTACTGTCCAGGCGAATACGATAGCCCACGGTCTCCCCGACCTTTTCACCCAGCTCGCTGGCCAGCCTTTCGGCCGCCGCGCGGGCGGCCAGGCGGCGTGGTTCGAGCATCACGATGGTTTGCCCAGCCAGCCACGGCGCGTCCAGCAATGCCAAGGGCACACGGGTGGTCTTGCCGGCGCCGGGCGGTGCTTCGAGCACGGCTTCGTCGCGGTTTTCCAAGGCCTGGCGCAAGGCGGGCAAAACAGTATCGATCGGTAATGAAATCATGGTGGTCCTCGAACAGTCGGGCGAGTATAACGGCGAACCCAGCCTGCTCTATCATGGTCTTAGCATCAGGTGCTGGCGCTTCGCTTGCCCTGCTGAATACCTTTTCGGAGATTTACATGCGTATCCCATCCCGTGTCATCGGCGGCGCCCTCATCGTCACCTTGCTGACCCAGCTGACGGCCTGCGGCACGCTGTTCTACCCAGACCGCCGCGGCCAGATCGACGGCAAGATCGACCCCGTGGTCGCCGCCATGGATGCCATCGGCATTCTCTTCTACGTGATCCCCGGGCTGATCGCCTTCGGCATCGACTTTGCCACCGGCGCCATCTACTACCCGGGTGGCCGCACAGCCCAGGTCGCCCCAGAGAAACTGCGCGAAGCGGTAAGCCCGGACGGCAAGGTCGACAACCTCAAGCTGCAGGCCATTCTTGAAAGCGAACTGGGCCAGCGCCTGCCGCTCAACGACCCACGGCTGATCCAGCACCGTGGCAGCGTTGAGCAACTGGCCGCCTACCAGTTGGTACCGGCTGCCTGACCCTGACAAGGACATCCCCCCGGCATGATCACCCCGGCTGAACACCAGCGTCTGCTACGCCTGGCCACCCGCGCGTCACTGGCGGTGGCTAGCATCCTGGTCGTGAGCAAGGCGCTGGCCTGGTGGCTGAGCGGCTCAGTGAGCCTGTTGGCCGGGTTGACCGATTCGGCACTGGACGCCGTCGCCTCGTTCCTCAACTTGCTCGCCGTGCATTACGCCCTGCGCCCCGCCGATGACGACCATCGGTTTGGCCACGGCAAGGCCGAGGCCTTGGCGGGCATGGCCCAGGCGCTGTTCATCGCAGTCAGCGCGGTGCTGATCGGGGTGCAGGCAGTCGAACGCCTGCAAACTCCACAACCCTTGGGTGACACGGGCGTCGGCATCGCGGT from Pseudomonas kermanshahensis carries:
- the yedA gene encoding drug/metabolite exporter YedA, with translation MPASRRFPLLLIGAFMALYLVWGSTYLFIRIGVESWPPMLMAGVRFLIAGSLLYGFLRWRGVPAPTWPQWRAAGAIGFLLLSCGNGGVTVAEHAGVASGVAALAVATVPLFTLVFGLLFGHRNSRLEWAGIGLGLAGIALLNLGSNLQASPIGAALILFAAASWAFGSVWSKSLPLPQGPMASAAEMLVGGAVLLLGSVLSGERMTQMPTAAGWGALAYLVFFGSILAFSAYMYLLKHVRPAAATSYAYVNPAVAVLLGIVFAGEQIGAEECVAMAVIIGAVVLIGLPQWRKAPAPAQPLKGEICK
- a CDS encoding NYN domain-containing protein, which produces MKKIALFADVQNLYYTVRQAHGCHFNYAALWAEVSREGQIVEAVAYAIDRGDSKQQQFQQILRNLGFEVRLKPYIQRSDGSAKGDWDVGITLDVIDAASRVDQVVLASGDGDFDLLLERVIQRHGAEAVVYGVPGLTAMSLIRAASRYVPIEGRLLLRH
- the hrpB gene encoding ATP-dependent helicase HrpB; amino-acid sequence: MISLPIDTVLPALRQALENRDEAVLEAPPGAGKTTRVPLALLDAPWLAGQTIVMLEPRRLAARAAAERLASELGEKVGETVGYRIRLDSKVGPKTRIEVVTEGILTRRLQADPALEGVGLLIFDEFHERSLDADLALALSLNGRELLRDEPPLKILLMSATLEGERLSRLLDDAPVVSSEGRMYPVDIRWGRPFQSGEFIEPRVVDCVLHALADQAGSVLVFLPGQAEIRRVHQSLQDMLGERSDILLCPLHGELDLNAQRAAIDPAPAGKRKVVLATNIAETSLTIDGVRVVVDAGLARVPRFDPGSGMTRLDTQRISRASATQRAGRAGRLEPGVCYRLWSEAQHDQLAAHGSAEILQADLAGLALQLARWGVTPDQLHWLDQPPAAAFSQAQDLLARLSAFKAGSRDNLSEHGHAMAELPAHPRIAHLLLRGQGLGLAAMACDVAALLGERDIQRGGGADLHSRLALISGESKTARGGQGGVQRARQLARQYRGLLRGKAGAGVADPDHPRWLGALLALAYPDRVAQQRREGGAEYRLANGRAALFAEVDALMKCPWLVIADLGSRQGQREERIYLAAEFDPALLDDVLAEQVERIDILDWDDREQVLRAERQTKVGELVLSREPLPGLDDDARARALLGLVRRKGLNLLTWTPELRQWQARVALLRQLDLDKTGQSEWPDLSDEALLATLEGWLQPYLGKVSRLSHFAALDLSSMLRNLLPWPLPQRLDEWAPAHLAVPSGSHIRLDYSENPPILAVRLQELFGLADTPRIAQGRQQVKLHLLSPARRPVQVTQDLANFWRTTYAEVKKDLKGRYPKHYWPDDPLVAEATARAKPRGT
- a CDS encoding YciC family protein produces the protein MNPLSVLRDSLYFFRRHLPNILPLCLPLVVLEALVTQLLYRQMGDQASPAYGMLVSLLLYPLYSAALILYLDTRSNGQEIAKRDLFARAVQLWPQLALLILISSLLIMAGLALFIFPGVWIMINLVFAEYLLVLRGLPVVQSMRESARMTTGNFLRIMICVLAVLAPIWLIDGLLLMAFPEPSPGMELAMDSLSGFLQLFSTVVLYRLFTLLESPASS
- a CDS encoding DUF2076 domain-containing protein: MNTEEQTLIDSLFGRIKQAEDPSQPRDAQAQACIEAHVRQQPAAPYYMAQAILVQEAAIKRLDEQNKQLEAELQQARAQVEASRAGNSSPTSNGGGGFLSSLFGSGGRNTPPAVQPQRPSAPVAGGGGWREPSAPGFSPQQPQQQQQAGFGAAPARGGASSFLGGAMQTAAGVAGGVLLAQGISRLFNHNSQPEEVVEVIKEEPTPASDSGGWNDQGGQQQVADNGGWGNDQGGYADTDYGGGDGGFFSDDDSYV